A stretch of the Octopus bimaculoides isolate UCB-OBI-ISO-001 chromosome 8, ASM119413v2, whole genome shotgun sequence genome encodes the following:
- the LOC106871815 gene encoding zinc finger protein OZF has product MEDINELDTSNITVFNNVDTITQTFSGEKPLASETLNKKTSVSRNIYCEICGKSFASNSNLTKHKRIHTGEKPFQCEICGKAFTQNSHLVVHIRSHTGEKPFRCKICDKSFVSDSDLTRHKVIHSGEKPYHCQICGKSFTNNSNLVIHIRSHTGEKPFCCELCGKSFVSNIHLTSHKRIHTGENLCYCKICGKSFINNSKLVIHKSSHTGEKPCHCEICGKSFVSNSNLTRHKLIHTGEKSFHCEICGKSFVSNIILTKHKRIHTGEKPFHCETCGKSFSVNSSLVVHNRSHTGEKPFHCEICGKSFVENSKLTIHIRSHTGEKPYRCEVCGKSFVNNSDLTKHKRIHTGEKPYHCDICGKSFKTNSHLKAHKRIHTRKNSFNCEM; this is encoded by the coding sequence ATGGAGGACATAAATGAGTTGGACACTTCTAACATAACTGTTTTTAACAATGTAGACACAATTACACAGACATTCAGTGGTGAGAAACCATTAGCAAGTGAAACACTTAATAAGAAAACATCGGTAAGCAGAAATAtttactgtgaaatatgtggaaaatcttttgcCTCGAACAGTAATTTAACAAAGCACAaaagaatccacactggagaaaagccatttcaGTGTGAAATATGCGGGAAAGCCTTCACTCAAAATTCTCATCTTGTTGTTCATATACGtagtcatacaggagaaaaaccattccgCTGTAAAATATGTGACAAATCTTTTGTTTCTGACAGTGATTTAACAAGACACAAAGTCATACACTCTGGAGAAAAACCGTATCACTGtcaaatatgtggaaaatctttcACCAATAATTCAAATCTTGTTATCCACatacgtagtcacactggagaaaaacccttcTGCTGTGAATtatgtggaaaatcttttgtttccaatattcatttaacaagccacaaaagaatacacactggagaaaaccTCTGTTATTGCAAAATCTGTGGGAAATCGTTCATTAATAATTCAAAACTTGTTATCCACAAaagtagtcacactggagaaaaaccctgtcattgtgaaatatgtggtaaatcatttgtcTCTAACAGTAATTTAACAAGACACAAACtaatacacactggagaaaaatccttccactgtgaaatatgtgggaagtcTTTTGTCTCCAACATTATTCTAACAAAGCACAaaagaatccacactggagaaaaaccatttcactgtgaaacatgtgggaaatcattctctgTCAATTCCAGTCTTGTAGTTCACAAccgtagtcacactggagagaagccttttcactgtgaaatatgtgggaaatcttttgttGAGAATTCTAAACTGACCATTCACatacgtagtcacactggagaaaaaccatatcgctgtgaagtgtgtgggaaatcttttgttaATAATAGTGATctaacaaaacacaaaagaatacacactggagagaaaccttatcattgtgatatatgtgggaaatcttttaaGACTAACAGTCACTTAAAGGCACACAAACGAATACACACTAGAAAGAATTCTTTTAACTGTGAAATGTGA